Genomic window ([Empedobacter] haloabium):
ATGCAACGAAGGTGCCATCTTGGGCGTGCCAGACCCGCGACTTGCCGCTGTTCGGTAGCCAGGTCGCCGAACTGTGGACAAGGTCATGCATACAGTCGATCAGGAGCCTTGCGACGTTTTCGCCTATGGCCGTACCGCCGCGGGCGGCCGACAATCTGCGAATATCTTTGCTGATCGCGCACGCGGCAGCTTTGCGTACCAAAGTGGTGAGGGTATCCGGACAGCCAGGCAGCGGGAGTCTCGCGAGTGCCGCCAGCATCGCTGGGATGACGACGCTATTGTCCGCGCCCAGGTATTCGATGGCTGTAGCAGGCACGATAAGCGGCAAAGCGTAGAAGTTCTGTATGCCATCCAACCTGGGCCGCTCCGACCATACGATATGACAATGGCCGCCGGGGTACCTTTCGAGCCAATCCGATAACGGCAACGAGCAAGGTTGCCAGCAGGAGCCGTCTTGTGCCGTGACCTTTGCGATATTGAGCAGCGGCTGCAGCTCTATGCAAAGCCCCGCGATCAGCGCAGCCAAGCGCCACCTCGGCTCCAGTCCCCGGCGCTTGGTAATGGATGCTCTTCCTTCGAAGATCTGCGCATCGGTGGACTGGAGCGCAAAGAACGCGCATTCCAGCCCTAAGCGAAAGAGTCCGCCCGGCCACGAGAAGTAGTTGTCCGCGGTCGCAGGTAGCCCGTTCACATAATTCGCATATCTCGCGATCACGGTCATGATTTCACTCTCGAACTGACCGTCCTCTCGGCCGTAGCAAAGCTTGAGCCTGCGTAACGCTTCGCCGTTCGCTTCGATGAGCTTGGAGGCCTTGATTGGCGCAAACGGCACGCCTGCTGCCATGTTCTCGCCTGCAGCGGCTTCAGACGGCTGCGGCATACGCTTTCCGCTCGTTTCATCATCGGCTCTGGCAACACCACGCTTGAATATGAACGCCATGAATTTCCCCCGGGAGGAACCTTGATCATCGCGTTAGTCTTGATGGGGCTCCACCCGGAATGAGCGTAGCGGCATATGCTGATTACGTATCTGCTTTCACATGCGCTAACGCGCACACGCTGTGACGAGAGCGTACTGGAACTCGTCGGCAAGGGAACATGGCCTGTATCCGCGGGTCCCTGTCGTACCTTGCGAGCAGTCGGCAAAAGACACATCCGTCCGATGCTGCGCTGAGATTCCCAATGCTCGACAAATAGAGCGAATGGCACTGCGGGCACGGGTAGAGGGCAATGCTTGCCGTCGGATGGGCCCAGATTCCCTTGAGGTGACAAGCCACGTCGAACGCGCGATCAAAGGAGATGCGGGAAGGGCCCGCACACATATTGGCATACATCTTGTAGCCTGCGACAACGGCGTCACTCAGGCCGAAATCGCTGTCGATCAGGCGACAAAAGATGGCTGCGAAGATCGAGAGTTCGGCACGAACCAGTACATTGGTCTTGTCTATTAGCCAGTCCGCAGAGGCGGGCAGGCGGCCGCACTTGAATACTCGTTCGCCAGAAGGGTAGAGCTTTGCGAGCTCAGTGTGCGTCAGACCGGTAATGTATGAGATGGTGCGCATTCGCGCACCGAGCTGCACGCACGCGTGAGCGAGAGAAAGAGCGTGGATATGCCGCTCGACGTATGGGCGGGCCATGCAGTCAGCCTCAGATCGACGCGCGGTTAATCCGACGCTCCACGCGTGCCACAGCAGAGTCGCCCCGGATTTGGCTACTAACGGCTGCAAGTGCGATGGATAGGCCCGGTGGCGCGTCGAGCAGGCGGTCCAAATTGGCGCGGGGAGCGAAGAGGCATTCGGCATGCATGGCAGTCGCCAGCAATTCCAGCCCCTCCAGTGACAGCGATTCGAGCTTCTCTGTTTGGGATCGGGATAGATGAAACTGGTAAGCCGCTGAGATCGGGTCGCGCTGAACGTTGGCATGAATCGCCATCAGCAAATTGAAGTTCACGTACTGTACGTTCGTGAGGTTGAGTTGGTTATCCATGGTTGAGTCCTGTAGCTTGTTGACGCGGTATTCCGCATCTTGGGTGTAAAACGGTTCAAGTCAGAGACAGCACGGTGCTGCTTGTGATTAGGCTAGGCCATGGCTCCTACAATCGCAATAGCAGTTGCTAGCATAATGAAAACTTGGCCGTTTTATTTGTATGAAGACATCAGGACTGCCTGTGGTTGTGGCGTCGAAGCGGATTGGTCTTTGCGCACCGTAGGGTAGCAAGTGCTATGCTATGGGCGTCAAGGGGAACGACATGGTACGAACACACGTGCAGTCCTCGTCGCGGCAGTTGTCCGCGACACTGTCGAAAGCGCCAGACCTTATTCCCGGTTTACGACAGCGGCTGGTCGCCGAACTCGATCGGAGCGGGATCGACGCCACGGAGCGTGTGCGTTACCTGTCGGTAGAGACCGGTCGCGCAGCGCAATCGGTCATGCGCTGGCTGTCGGATCGCTCCCCCGGCCTTCCCGATCTGCGCTCGTTGGCAATCCTGTGCCTGCGACTCGAAGTGGACGCGAACTGGATGCTTGGCCTGGTGCGGCTGCGCCGGCCCTTTCCCAAGGAGAGCGCCCATGCCACCGTGCGCGAACTCGTTCCGCGGATGCCATCGGCAGACTGGACCTCTCGCCTGGACTTTCATATGGACAGACTGGCTCAAGGCTACGATGTGTACCTGATGAAAGGCGATGACATGGCGCCCGTCATTGGTGACGATATGCCGTTTCTGGTCGACGGCAGCGTCAGCGCTATCACTGGAAACGGCATTTACTTTCTCACATTGTCCGGCGTATCAATGGTGCGCTTCGTCGAACGGACCGGAGACACGAAGTATCGCTTGCGTTGCGCGAACGAGCGTTACGAACAAATGACCGTCGACATAGGGAAGTGTAAGAAGGCAGAGTTCGAGGTCATTGGCAAGGTGACGATGGCTTTCGAGCTGAAGAGATTTTAGCTGCTTGGTCACACACGGCGAGAGCCGTGCGTGACCAAGTGTGCTTCAGGCCGGGTCGGCGATCTCGCGCCATTCGCTGTCGCTTAGCGAGACGAGCCGGCCACCCACTGTTTCGAGTTCGGTAGCGCGGTCGTAGTCGAGAACGTCCTGCGAATAGCTTGTGACCGCATTCACGAGTCCGTATCCGGATAGCTGGCTGCCTTCGATCAGGCTGCGCAATACCCCGGAACGTTCGTCCTCCGATAGCGCAAATCGGTGGGCCAGCACTTCCACCGACTTGACGGGATCGTCGGCGAGCTTGATGCCAGCGGTACGGCGCAGCTTGTCCACGATCAGCCTGAACGTCACATCGGATACCGCGGCTTCGACCATGTCGCGCACCTTGAGCAGGATCGCCCGGTCATCTGCCTGCAGCGTGTCTTCCTTGTATAGTTCGACTGCTGCTTCCTGCAGCTGCATGGTCTTACCCAAGTGCTTTTTGCGCAGAACCAGGTCCTTCGCGATCAGACCATTACTGCAAACGAGCCGGTAAAGTAGCGGTTCCACTGTGAGGTGTCCCCATCCGACTTCCGAGTTGCTCACGACGACGCCCGCACAGACCATATCGCCGGGTGCGACTTCGCACTGCAGGCGCCGGCAGATGTACTTGATATACATCCGCGATTCGGTAAGTTCGGTCGAAGCCGGCACCGCCCCAGGCAGACGCTCGAGAATGGGCAGAACAAACTCCGCGACATCGTAGTTGTCCAGCCGGCGATATCGGTCGGACAGGAATGCGCGAACCCTGCCATCGAGCGTCCGGACGAGCCTGTTCTCGTTTCCCGAAGCCTGCAGCCAGGTGTTGACGTTTTCGTCAAGTAGTTCTGGCCGCTCGCGGCGCATGCGTTCGAAATAGCCGAAGGGGATCTTCAGCTTTTCCGCGAGCTGGTGCATCGCAATGTCGCTGACGATATACGCGCGCCGATCTCCCGCCACATCGAGCGCTAATTCGCACGTGCCACCCGGTCCGGTATCGCATTGAATCAGCCGGGATGGTGCAAGCAGGTCCTGTTTGGCGTTGAGCTGACGGCGCAGCTCCACCGCCAAGTCACGCAGATTGCGTCCTGATTTCATTTGATTCTCCTGGAAAGGATTAATAGTGCCAAGCCGGTGAGACTTGGCTATACGGCTCTCGGACGAGCGGATGCGCGTACGGAGCGTTACGGATAGCTCAGACGACTCTGACGAGATGCGCCGAGCGGGCATACCACACATCGGCCCAGTCGCTGCCGGCTCGATGTGGGACAAAAACCTTGACGTCGATCTTCCGCTTACGGGCTGCGCGTGCCAATGTGAATGCTGCCACCTGGCCAGCAAAATCAGAGTCGGCATCGTTATCCGCGTAGATCCTGAGGAAGCGAACACCTGGGGGTATCCATAGGCTTTGCATATTGCTCGCTGATATGGCCGACCACACTGGTTCGCCACTACTGCGCTTAAACACCGCCAGCGCGTTCTCGAGCCCTTCGCACACGTTCAGAACTTCCGTGGCCGGGGCCAGACGAATCGCGCCACCTTCAAAGTTCGCGCACAGGGTCTTTTTCGGCGCAGCGACACTCGCTTTCGAGCCATTCTCCAGATAAATTCTGTGGAGAGCCACGAGCGCGTCGGTCGGGCTGTCTATCCTGGCCAGCAGGGCAGGGTAGTCCCTTACGTGAACGCATCGGTCATCACAAGTGCGCTCGTAGTATCCCAGCGCCGCATGAAACCGCAACGTTGCGGGATAGGTATCCAGCTGCAGCCTGCGTGCGAGCAGGTAGCGATGTGCTTGGTCCGACACTTGTATCGGCCGCGCTTCCGACCAGATCCGGTGCGCCATGTCCAATGCCTTGGCATTGGGCCGCGACGGATCGTGTCGAATCCCGTTTGGGAGCATGCCGATACATTGTTCAACTCGCTCAAGGGTCTCTACAGCGCTCCAACCCATGGTGCCACGCAGAAGCTTGAAACCTCCACCAGCGCCACAGTACCGGCAGTGATAATTCCCCTCGCCGAACTTGTCGGTGTACTGAAAGCGGTCGCGTCCACCGCATCCCGGCAGCGGGCAAGGCTGGTTACGCTTGTTGAGAATCCGCTCGTTCACACCGAGCTGTCGCAGAATTGTGGTCCAACGGCCGTGGGCCAACTGGAGCATCTTCCGATACCTGGTCTCGAATTCGAGCTTGTCCATAAGGTACCTCCAACCAGCTACGTGAAAAGGTCGCCTTCGACATAGCTGCGGCGCAACTGCTCATTGAGCCACTGCGGGTTTCGTTCCAACTGCGAAGCGATCCAATCCGGGCGGGCGGCGATGGCTTGTTGCACCCATGCCGGGTAGGAATCCACTGAAATAGTGAGCCAAACGCCGATCCTTCGGCGAATCCAGTCGCGCACCTCTTCCGAATCGACCATGCCGATGAAGTAGGGTGCCGGGGACAGGGGGCTCAAGCTGACGACTTTCACGCAGTTGACGAAGGAAAATGGCTGCGTATCTAGCGCTGGGTCAGTAAATACCCAGCGTAGCAGGTCCAGCTTTTCTTCGAGCGGTGTTCGCGCGTCTGAAAGGGCCTCAATGCGCTTCAACAGGCGCCAGTGCAGCGAGACGATTTCCTCCTCGGACCATTCACCATCTGGTGAGTCATCGGCGGCTGCTGATTGCAGCAGCGAGCTGTGCTGTGATGCCGCAGCTATTTTTAATGGCCTAAGCCACGCGCGACGCACGAGCTCCTCACGGAATTCTCGGCGCCACGATACCTTGGATGTCATGCTGTTCTCCTTTGTATGGAGGAACGGCAGTCCCCTGCAGGGACCGCGTCCCGGCTTGGGAAATGCGCCGTGTGTGAACGGTGCGTGTGAATGCTGGCGAACTGTCGGCGCGTGCCGATCGGACGGGGTGCCAGCTACCGTCGCGAAAACGCTTCTTGATGCACGCTTGCTGCAGCAGGAATGTTCTCGGAACGACGAAGAGCGGATGGATGCGTGGTGCCGCGAGGAGGGTTCGAAGGCTTGCCTTGATACGCAGGGCTAGCTGCTGCCATATCAAATTATGCCGCCGGTGCACGGTTGTCAATGATTCGCGGGAAACGCGGGTTGGATCCGCCGCGCTGACGCTATGGCATACGATGCGGTCCGGCCCCTCGGACCACTGTTGACGAATTCCGCGCGCACTGGTTCTGATTTCGGGTGGCAAATCGAATAGGACGAATTGAAGATGGATCCGCATACGGCCCATGCGGGAGGAAAAAATGAGCGAGCCCACCAATGCCGAGCCGATCGGTGTCACTACGACGCAGAGCGATAACGGCGAAACCAACCAGCGGCTCTTGTCGAGAGAAGTCAAGACTGACTTCCGCAGGGTCGAGTCTGCTAGCCGCAAGATCCGCACGACATTGCAGAGCCCCGAAGGAAAACGCCTCTTCCTGAGGTTTTTCGATGGGGCCTCGCTGAACATGCACTTCATCACGGTAATCGCGCCGATCAACCTGCCCTCTGCTGAAATCGAAAGCGCAGTGGCCGCACTTGAGGAATTGGTGGAGAAGAACACTGCGCTTCTCAACGATGCATTGGTGCATGCCGAGCAACTCTGTCACCGAAATGGGATCACTGATCTAGCCACTTACGACATCGCTCCGCTGATAGTCGATGCCCGGGTTCACTCGCGCTTCGGCCGACGCTACCTCGAACTCATTTGCAAGGTCGACCAGCTGATGCAAATTCTCGAGACACTCGTTATTGACGAGGTGATGCCGAATGGTGAAATGGCTGTGCGGAAGGCCAAGGCGAAGCGTGCTGTAAGGTCGATCGGTAGCGCAATGCGTCAGACGCGTTTCGGGTTACACAAGCGGATCAACGCACAACAGCTAAAGCAAGGGGCTGCCGAGACTGTCGATCAACAGGATGCAGCGCAGACTGACTCCGAGCAGTTATCGTCCGAAGTAGTTACCGAAGTCTCTGCTGATGCACCCCAAGCCGAGGTCGAGGGGGCGCGGCAATTGGAAGCCGTAGCAGAAAAATAGCAGTCGCAGCTGCAGCGCTCGGCCAGCCTTCGCATCTGCGACGGCTATGGACCAGCGCGAAAAGCATCGTACACAGACAGGCTTTGACTTCAGGAAGATACAGACTAGATTGTACATAGCAGCAGCTGGCCCTGCGTTTCCCGGCCAGCCATCGATCACGGTGCGGCTTCCCGCTGTCACCGTCCCCCTGCAGCAGTTCCATTCCAGTGTGCCAGCTGCGGCTGTGCTCTCAAATCACCATCGAGTATCGTGATCTGAGAGTGCATCCCAACGCGAGCTGGCGCGTGATCACTTCGCAACCAGTCATCTACATAGGCCATCCTGGCCTGTAGGCGCATAGCGCGCCATTTCCATCTTCTTTACGACCATCCGGAGCTGCGCCTACGCGTTGGCACGGCCAAGACTCGCGCGAGCGCGTCACACTCATTTGTTATCACAGGAGGCAACAATGAACAGCATCTTTATGGACGATGACGACGGGTATTTCATGTCGATGGCTGTCTTCTCTGCGTTCATCGACCGGGGCATCCGCACATCGCCTGCGTTCTATGTACTTGGACATACTGGCTCACGCGCGCGTGACCTGGTAGAACGCACGAGCGCGTACCTGCCGATGGCCGTGCGTATCGAACGTGCGATCCTCGAGCTTGACGGCCCGAAACCGCAGTCTGGCAAGACCTTGGAAGAAGCGGTGTGCGTGCCTTTCGGCGCGTGGTTCGTACAGCACTGTTACGACCAGAACAGAAGCCCGTCCGACGCCGCTTGCCGGCACCGACTGGCGAACAGTATCGTCGAACACTTTGCCAAAGGGCAGACGCCGGCACATGCATGGGCTGTCGTCCGCGCGGCAAAATGCGTCGAACCCAGCATCACCTTGCCTGAGGTTGTGGTCAAGGAATCGATCAACTGGGAATGGACCCATGGGATGCCGACCTTCAGCGGTACCCGGCCTCCCGCGGAGCACCCACAATATCCGCGCGCGGCATGGCTCGCGCAAGGGGAACTTTTACATGTTCGCGACTATTGGTCCTGGGTCGACTATCGGCTGCACGCAGCACACGTCATGGCCCAGTATGAGGAGTTGGCAACAATGTCGAACGTATTCGTCGATCTGCTACAGGCGTCGCAGGTGCAGGTTGACGGCCGCGAGGTTACCGACATGATCCGACGCATGGATTTGATCGGCCAGGAGTGCATCGATATCCTGCCAAGCAGTACGGCTTTTACCGCCGGTCTCTTCTCTGCATTGCCGTACATGCAGGGAGTTTTCGCCGCCCTTGACATCAATTTCGAGATGGCGACCTGGATTGCGCGGCCTGTCGCGGATTTCATATCCGAGCACGTCAGGAGCGCCGATCCCGACAACGAGCCGATCATGTCTGGCGCCATCGCAGACTGCGGCGCTTCGTTTCCGATTGTTCTGACGCTGCGCCAGCTATGGCGTGCTGAGTGGCAGGGGGCTGGCGTCTGGGTGCTCGAGGATGGAACCGCGTTGCGCTGTTCCTCGACACGGGGCGGCTCGCCATCCGTTGTTCAGGAACTGTTAGCGATGATTCGATAACGCGGTCCTGTAGTGGTCACGATGGTAAGGGTTACGGTTGCGGAGTAAGACTTCGCAACCGTGACGTTTTGATGGCGCTTTGCACGCCGAAAGGTAAAACCCATGCCGCCTGGCTGGCGGTCAACGATAGAATTGTCGGAGGTCGCAATGAATTCACGCCCAAGCGCTCCCACCGAACTGAGCATCATGAGGCTGCCGGAGGTTGCCGCGGTTTGCGGCAAATCGCGGGCGGCAATCTACAAGGCGATTCGCGCTGGCGAGTTCCCGAAACAGGTAAAAATTTCCGCTCGGTCCTCGGGGTGGGTTCGCTGCGAGATCGAAGAGTGGGTCCGTTCACGCATGGCGTCGAGGTAAGCAGCGGGCGATTCTGTGCGGCTACGGCCGCGAGGGTGGCGCAGTGCTGGAGGCGAAGAAGGACACAGCTCCACCGCGAAGGTGCGCTCACTCAGCAGGAGGCTTCGTTGCAGCCTGGGTCTCGGCGACACAATATGCGGCCCACGCTCCCATCAGCTCGCGCCTCTTGTCAAACAGATCGCTGCGAAAATATGCTGCTTCGGTGGGATTCTTAAGCGCGTGCGCCAGCGCTGCCTCGCAAACTTCCGCGGGAAAAGCGGTCTGCTCCGCGGCCCAGTCTCGGAAGGTCGATCGGAAACCATGCATGGTAAAGGCCAGTCCCAAGCGCCGGAGCTGCATCGTGAAGACCATATCGCTATGAGGCTTGTTGCGAGGAGTGGGGAAGATCAGTCCTTCAGGCTCCGATTTCTGACGTTGAGCTTCAAGAATCTCCATGGCCCGATGCGGTAGCGGAATCCGGTGTTCAACCCCTGTCTTCATACGTTCTGCGGGTATTGTCCACTGGTGTTTCGACCAATCGATTTCTTCCCATCGCGCCATCCGTACCATACCCGTTCTTGCCGCAGTAAGAACGATGAATTCCATAGCGCACCTGACGCACATAGACGCGCCGCAAGTTCGAATCGCAGCAAGAGCCATACCGACGCGCTCATAGGAGCAGGAGCGATAGTGCTTCGGCTTACGAAGTTGCCTGGTCTTCGGAAGGGCAGTAGACATTTGGTCCCAGAGGCCGTGCTCGCGTTCGGTTCGATACTCGCGCGCCGAGGCCCAGTCTAGTACAAGCTTGATCCGCTGGCGAACCCTGCTGGCAGTTTCGTGCTTCGTCAGCCAGATAGGTTCAAGAACCGTCAGGATATCGGCTCTCGTCACCTCGTCAACGTCCCTGTCGCCAATGGCAGGGAAGACATAGAGAGCAAGTGTGTTGATCCACTGGGCCACGTGCTTCACATTGCGCCATCCCTCGCTATGCATTGCATGGAATTGCTCGGCGCACTCGCGAAAACTATGCGCAGTTCTGGGCACGGTCGGCGCCTTTAGTTGCAAGCCGCGTCGATGCTCTATGGGATCGATTCCTTCGATGAGTAGCTGTCTGTAGCTTGCCACGTCAGCTCGTGCCGCGGCTAGCGACTTGCTTTGAACCGAACCCAATCCCATCTCGCGAGCGCGTCCGCGCAGCATGAAGCGAAAGATCCACGACTTCGACCCGCTAGCGGAAACTTGCAAATACAAGCCATTACCGTCGGCATAGTAGCCCTTCGTCTTTTTCGATGTCACGCTTACCGTCGTAAGCATGTGCTTGCCTCGGGTGTTCATTGAAAGCTCCCTCACGAACAAAGTATATAGCGGTAATGCCAACCGGCCCGCGAGTTATGGGTG
Coding sequences:
- the mobH gene encoding MobH family relaxase — its product is MAFIFKRGVARADDETSGKRMPQPSEAAAGENMAAGVPFAPIKASKLIEANGEALRRLKLCYGREDGQFESEIMTVIARYANYVNGLPATADNYFSWPGGLFRLGLECAFFALQSTDAQIFEGRASITKRRGLEPRWRLAALIAGLCIELQPLLNIAKVTAQDGSCWQPCSLPLSDWLERYPGGHCHIVWSERPRLDGIQNFYALPLIVPATAIEYLGADNSVVIPAMLAALARLPLPGCPDTLTTLVRKAAACAISKDIRRLSAARGGTAIGENVARLLIDCMHDLVHSSATWLPNSGKSRVWHAQDGTFVAWPGAAHDLSAYADRERLYGMPRDPDEMLAALDKQHWLVQNEAGCIWHIEPPGCSGPIESIKLAAPEFVLVNQLVTCSVLSPIALSTLDEAPHAQCSIEECPQAPQENAPSTAPSQRSKGLSAFSGQLAERMPDRHSCMRLPAAVASVIRSALRNLATGSAAGGAHALDIGILIPLPLFRSAKVDVRFAARCLAEVGMLVPGEGDAPVHTRVLEGAELQGLVLKTDAVTGLGPLDTAGGGSDAGAQT
- a CDS encoding FlhC family transcriptional regulator, with protein sequence MARPYVERHIHALSLAHACVQLGARMRTISYITGLTHTELAKLYPSGERVFKCGRLPASADWLIDKTNVLVRAELSIFAAIFCRLIDSDFGLSDAVVAGYKMYANMCAGPSRISFDRAFDVACHLKGIWAHPTASIALYPCPQCHSLYLSSIGNLSAASDGCVFCRLLARYDRDPRIQAMFPCRRVPVRSRHSVCALAHVKADT
- a CDS encoding S24 family peptidase, which encodes MVRTHVQSSSRQLSATLSKAPDLIPGLRQRLVAELDRSGIDATERVRYLSVETGRAAQSVMRWLSDRSPGLPDLRSLAILCLRLEVDANWMLGLVRLRRPFPKESAHATVRELVPRMPSADWTSRLDFHMDRLAQGYDVYLMKGDDMAPVIGDDMPFLVDGSVSAITGNGIYFLTLSGVSMVRFVERTGDTKYRLRCANERYEQMTVDIGKCKKAEFEVIGKVTMAFELKRF
- a CDS encoding DUF932 domain-containing protein, with translation MKSGRNLRDLAVELRRQLNAKQDLLAPSRLIQCDTGPGGTCELALDVAGDRRAYIVSDIAMHQLAEKLKIPFGYFERMRRERPELLDENVNTWLQASGNENRLVRTLDGRVRAFLSDRYRRLDNYDVAEFVLPILERLPGAVPASTELTESRMYIKYICRRLQCEVAPGDMVCAGVVVSNSEVGWGHLTVEPLLYRLVCSNGLIAKDLVLRKKHLGKTMQLQEAAVELYKEDTLQADDRAILLKVRDMVEAAVSDVTFRLIVDKLRRTAGIKLADDPVKSVEVLAHRFALSEDERSGVLRSLIEGSQLSGYGLVNAVTSYSQDVLDYDRATELETVGGRLVSLSDSEWREIADPA
- a CDS encoding toprim domain-containing protein — its product is MDKLEFETRYRKMLQLAHGRWTTILRQLGVNERILNKRNQPCPLPGCGGRDRFQYTDKFGEGNYHCRYCGAGGGFKLLRGTMGWSAVETLERVEQCIGMLPNGIRHDPSRPNAKALDMAHRIWSEARPIQVSDQAHRYLLARRLQLDTYPATLRFHAALGYYERTCDDRCVHVRDYPALLARIDSPTDALVALHRIYLENGSKASVAAPKKTLCANFEGGAIRLAPATEVLNVCEGLENALAVFKRSSGEPVWSAISASNMQSLWIPPGVRFLRIYADNDADSDFAGQVAAFTLARAARKRKIDVKVFVPHRAGSDWADVWYARSAHLVRVV
- a CDS encoding AcaB family transcriptional regulator, yielding MSEPTNAEPIGVTTTQSDNGETNQRLLSREVKTDFRRVESASRKIRTTLQSPEGKRLFLRFFDGASLNMHFITVIAPINLPSAEIESAVAALEELVEKNTALLNDALVHAEQLCHRNGITDLATYDIAPLIVDARVHSRFGRRYLELICKVDQLMQILETLVIDEVMPNGEMAVRKAKAKRAVRSIGSAMRQTRFGLHKRINAQQLKQGAAETVDQQDAAQTDSEQLSSEVVTEVSADAPQAEVEGARQLEAVAEK
- a CDS encoding AlpA family phage regulatory protein, with the translated sequence MRLPEVAAVCGKSRAAIYKAIRAGEFPKQVKISARSSGWVRCEIEEWVRSRMASR
- a CDS encoding integrase arm-type DNA-binding domain-containing protein, which gives rise to MNTRGKHMLTTVSVTSKKTKGYYADGNGLYLQVSASGSKSWIFRFMLRGRAREMGLGSVQSKSLAAARADVASYRQLLIEGIDPIEHRRGLQLKAPTVPRTAHSFRECAEQFHAMHSEGWRNVKHVAQWINTLALYVFPAIGDRDVDEVTRADILTVLEPIWLTKHETASRVRQRIKLVLDWASAREYRTEREHGLWDQMSTALPKTRQLRKPKHYRSCSYERVGMALAAIRTCGASMCVRCAMEFIVLTAARTGMVRMARWEEIDWSKHQWTIPAERMKTGVEHRIPLPHRAMEILEAQRQKSEPEGLIFPTPRNKPHSDMVFTMQLRRLGLAFTMHGFRSTFRDWAAEQTAFPAEVCEAALAHALKNPTEAAYFRSDLFDKRRELMGAWAAYCVAETQAATKPPAE